The Periplaneta americana isolate PAMFEO1 chromosome 16, P.americana_PAMFEO1_priV1, whole genome shotgun sequence genome segment CAATTGCCAGTTCGCTTAATTATATTTATGCGAGCTTTATTAATATCCGTAAGGTTACAATTCAGAATATAATAAATCTGAGAAGACGGCAGTGATTCATTTCATCAAATGTCGCTAATACCTGTAAAAAATTCACTGTCATTAATTATTGTTGCTCAGTTGGTGAGGTTTTCTTGAGACTTACCGCATTTATGGCAGAGGATATCCCTGACGGCTTTGACGATCTTCTCGTTTCGTTTGGCGGGTTCTCCACGGGctttgaaaatgtgttgttcaactTTATCTGCGAACACAATGTACTTGCCCCCGCGCCAGACGCTGGCCCTCACAACACCACTCTTATTCCCCTCGTCCACGCACGCGGCACCTACGGCCTTCTCGGCGAACCGCAGCCGCACTTGGCTCCCCAGAAACCCGGGCTCGGAGCCCTTGAACACGTGCTGCACGACAAATGTGACATTGTACACTCCGTCCCTGACGGGACTCCTGGACCTAGCCTTCCCTTCGAACACGGTCTGGGCCAGGTACGTCTTGACGCCGACGTCCTCCTCGGGACACGACTTGGTCTTGGACGAGAGCGTCGCCGCCCCGCCGGAGGGCGCGATCTGTCCGTGGGAGGCCCTTCGGCCCACGGGGGCCGCTGTCACTAGCAAACTCGTATCAGTGCACGAGCCCGACAGAATCACGACGACCACCACCGCCACCAGCAGCACCACCTTGTCGCAGAGCACCTGGCGGAGCACCCTCGCAGGCATGTCCGTCGCTTTTCCACAAACTGCACAGACGTCCACTGGCTGCCCTCCTCGAGTCCCGACGTCTAGTCCAAATTTCTTCTGTGTCGAGTGGGATTTAGCACGGTCGGCGAGGAGGAGAACTTGATGGCGAGGATGCCGTCGATGTATAGTAACGGGCTGGGAGTCGACTCGTGGGGGCGGCCTGGTGACAGAATTCTCACGTTAGTTTTTCGACGGAGTCTGGTTGAAGCAGACATGGCGCGGCGTCGCTGGGCCTATTGTGATGCACTCCTGCTATTTTGGAGCCGGGAACGGTATCGCCTCCTTCCTCCTTTATAAGATTTTTCCCGGCTCGTGGGTCTCCTTGCTCCCAGGCACGCGCCCCCCCTTCGCTTCGGACGTCAGTTCCCGGTTAAGGTGTCAAAACTGATTAAAACCACGCCCCCTTCTTGACGGACACTGGGGAAGCAGCAGATGTGCAGAACCTCCTAACCTGAACGACATGCACTCGTCTCGGACAGTCACTCTGCTCGGTTTCAGTCGCCTTCACGGATTTGTTTTCATCTGACCTGAGATGTTATCTTCAAGCACGATTTGTTCACAATTTTTGAGAGAGCACCGCCGCGTGCTTCCTCGCGCTGGCCGCCTTCTGCCGACTGTCTGTAGTGTTGCCGCCTCGCCCGCTCGAATTTTCATACAGCTTCTGCagaccaccaccaccgccactacTACAGCTGCCGCTCCGGGGAAGAGCCGCTCAACTCCCCCCGAGACTGGCCGATATTGGACAGGACCAGCGTATACTATCTACTACACGGAGATGAGGTTGTAGCGGGGCGCGACATCCCGGTGGAGGGGAGCCCTCCTCGACTAGCTTGTGCTCGCCCCTTCCCCGCGTCTTCGTCATTTCTTCCGAAGCCGATGTTAGACGAGGTATCTCGAACAGTGAGTCACTACAGACAGCGCCGGTTATCTTTGATAAAGACCACTGCCCGGTCACGTGCTAGGCTTCCATTTCGGGGTTCTGCCCCCTCGCACgacaaatattatgaaataaattaattatttttgcaaCAGATGCCATAACCCGAAAGAATGCACACTTCGTGAGCATACATTGCAaggattatttgttatttttttgacTACTTAGTTTTCTATttccttcatatttttatatttatgttttataacttattattattacccgAAATCCTATTTTACTATTAGggatattagggttgtagttgtttacaaattaaatacatgatATGGAAATGATAAACAGTACTAAAAATATAGTAGGAGAAGTGAATTACAGTTACAAGTTAAATACATGAGTtagaaacaataaacaatactacagaataatagaagaaataacttatagttacaaaatattaaattcatgattTAAGAACTATAATCTATATGAAATGAGTTATAGTTACAGATTAAGTACATAACTTAGAGACAGTAACATCTGTACAATTCACTTTGACAATAATGATGAGTGTGATCCGAAAACGAGTTGAGTCCATTTTTATTAAAGGACTGGGCGATGTTTTTTATCCACTGGTCTGTGGACTGAGCGGCCTTTTAAGTGGCATGCGCAATAACTCGAACTTTTAGGCaaggattgtatgtatgtatgtatgtatttattcacactgcaatgggtatatacccggtggcagtggtaactaattacactcaataatgacaataataaacttattaattaaaaatacagttaataataatactaataattaatacaaataattaatactaacaataatttataataataataataataataataataataataataataataataataataataataatagggaatatcctaaattaaatgaagcacgatcacttaaaataacatttaaaataaatctaatttgtatcttaaatctaagttcaaactaaaacccacgagtatgatatgttcataactgcacaaatacctttccacattacactcatttcgctgtcaactcactcactgcactggaactacgacacatttcactgattctatcctgatttcactaacacttcaaaaacatttcactgttcaaataggcctactttgcactgccactataaactataaagcttccctgacaggaacacgtttcactgacacaacacacttcactgacacaacatacttcactgacacaacataattcttcactgatacaacacttcaataacaaaatatcatttacatcctttacatactgtgtataattaccgtctattagtaaagtccttaagcctgtttttaaacactttttggttgttggtaaagcctttagtaagtctgcaggtaaagcaagTTGCGAGTTCTTTTGGAAGAAatgaaacttaaaatataatgctAGAGGTCtcatacataatcatatatatatatatatatatatatatatatatatatatattacgtagaaatcataaaaaaatgccCATATGGACTGATCGAATCACTCTCTCCATactttattaaacaaattttagaattaaaaattgaaaagttgGGTAGACCTATGCTCGTCTAaattgtttccccgtaaatctGGTACACATATGAGATTTTTCTTATCATTAGCGAACTTTTTATAATTATCTAATAAGCAAAATAAGATAGCTATCTACAATATtatagtcatttgttcttaaaggAACTCTAAATAATACTTTACTTAGTTCTTACACTAAACTAAAATATCTTTGCGACACAACTACTTGTCATATAACCTTAATTCAACATTTGAGACATCCAAGCTGCCTATGATGTATAtgtacaaatgttttttttttttttacatagccacattgacttttattttttttatatcataTCAATGTATTTACAAAATGTTGCTACAAAGACAAATTAAAAATGCTATGTTTCTTTCTGTTACATTGATACCTTATTCATAatgataatacataatatattatactatattcaaAAATACATCAGCATACATAGGTttatatgtacattttttaatacataataataaaagtaaataggtatattatattcaaatattttgtgcATGTATAATGTCTCCAGTATAATACAACTAGCACAaaatagcaacaatattgaaTCATACAATATACATCCATatccaaaattatttactttttattactttgtttacattttccgaatatacaaaataaactttaattcaattttgaaattaaattaaacaattgaataagggacaaactatcaattagcaacaaaactaaaggatgcgaaatactctctacagctctacacgaaataaaatatctcttccaacgatttagattctggaaaagtccccataacacttatgTTCATTGTTGTAACAATTCCGAAGAACAGGTGcatgaatataaaaatttattgtagttttacaaaatcatatttgttattaatttgttaatctgctgtatatttaaaaacaacagtggttcagtaggcctatatgttgagtGCGATATTTATTCTGGCATATTTAAGACCGTAAAGCCTTCTCTGCCTCTCAGCCAGAGGATGAAAAGAAAAtgcataatattacaatattaataatatagctGTTCTCGATGCGTAGATATTACCGAGAGAGGCTGCGCGACATgttaattttatacgcaacttcggCGTCCTCATGCCCGTAGCGAGGAGAGGTGGCGTCATTGGGCGTGGTCACACAAATTGCATTGCTTCATGGCTAACTACTAAAACATTAACATTCGGCTGTGGCTCATAtgcatttgaaattctgtcattttGTGTGCATCTCTGATCTCGGAACTGGTGTTCACACTCTGTGCGCGAATAGAGTTATTCCATGTCTGTCAAAATTGAAAGAGCGATAACAAAAGTAACAATAGACATCCGCATCTATAAATACAGATGAGCATACATTAAAAGTCGTTGTGTTAAGAATTTATAAGATTTATTTAATTTCCGACGATCGCTTATTCATTGTACAATGTCTAAAAATACATGTCAAATCTCCTTTgacagaataaatttaaaaaaaagtcaccAAAATAGCACGTACTTTCATCTACGTTTCATGCATTTCGCAACGATTCAACTCCTTTTATCGTGGTGCGAATGGTTCGCGCGATAATAATGCACTTATGCCATTAGTTGCATAAATGACTATTATCGTTGTTAAAAGTAGTAGAACTACGACTGTGGAACTTATAATAAACAGGAGTGACAATATAGTTCTTACCTGCCACATGTGGCGGATTTAACTGCCTGTTTAACAATATAAATGTGACTAGtggaatatttacttacttactggcttttaaggaacctggaggttcattgccgccctcacataagcccgccatcggtccctatcctgagcaagattaatccagtctctaccatcatatcccacctccctcaaatccattttaatattatcttcccatctacgtctcggcctccccaaaggtctttttccctccggcctcccaactaacactctatatgcatttctagattcccccatgcgtgctacatgccctgcccatcgcagacgtctggatttaatgttcctgattatgtcaggtgaaggatacaatgcgtgcagctctgcgttgtgtaactttctccattctcctgtaacttcatccctcttagcaccaaatatttttctaagaaccttattctcaaacacccttaatctctgttcctctctcaaagtgagagtccaagtttcacaaccatacacaacaactggtaatataactgttttataaaatctaactttcagacattttgacagaagactagatgacaaaagcttctcaaccgaataataacaggcatttctcatatttagtctgcgtttaatttcctcccgagtgccatttatatttgttactgttgctccaagatatttgaatttttccacctcttcgaaggataaatctccaatttttatagttccatttcgtacaatattctggtcacgagacataatcatatacttagtcttttcgggatttacttccaaccctatcgctttacttgcttcaactagaatttccgcgttttccctaatcgtttgtggattttctcctaacatattgacgtcatccgcatagacaagaagctgatgtaacccgttcaatttcaaaccctcccattccgaggcttactgttaggtttcgtaacaagctgttttttacggtaatgggttgttagcccttcgcccaacccccaagctggaggaccaccccttatcggctgtccacgactgcttattcaatatattcgcagctaccctccatatctggaggccgtctcctctatccgcaacctgaggacgcgccatgccgtggtgatagggacccacaatacatggtggaATACATGGACTAGTGGAATATCTGACAAAATTTCAAATTGTAATGTCACAAAGACCCCTGCACTGAGACCGCAATGGAACACTTACACACGCCTGCGGTACATAGTTTGGAAAACACTGGTGTAGCCAACCAGTTCGGGTTCGGAGATGGCTGGATTCTTCGTTTCCGTAGTGACGCTTGTGACTGACAAGATCGCAGCTGTGGTTCTTCTCGGGGTTGTCCCGTTTTCCCAATGTCATTTCTATGATGACCGTTCGATGGTGTGCGGTGGAAGCTTGCAAGAACACTGGATACACAGCGTGTCCTAACATAGTCGGCTGATGTACTGAGAATGCGCCTGCTTGGGGTTAGTAAAATTGGCCAAAGGATGATCTAATCGAAAGTGCTGGTCGTTATGATCCTCATATAAATGAATCAGTCAGTCAGCCTGTGTCAGTCAGTATGTGTCTTTTCATTAAGGATTGAAGGAAAAAGAAACTTCACTTTCTCCAAACACTTAATACCTAAATAGTTATGTCTTAATTTGGAAACGTCTTCATACAAAAAATGTTATGATTTAAGAGATTTATGCAataattagagaaaaattaaCATAACCGCATCTTTTCTGTGCAAGTCGCAAAATGCACACTCGGAATTTCTTTCTCACCCCAGTGTCTAGAACTCATTCGCTCTTTGTAATCAGATATAATCTGCTGTTCGCAGTCAGTTGTAGATAATATTGTATTCCCGGTCGTATGCTCATCAAATGCTATTTTCTTGTATACCTACAGCTATTTTCTTGatatataatgtaattaaaatatgataataaaaaatttattaatcaaatTCTCAAAACACTGGATTTTCGGCACTTGTTTTCGATCTATAAGTGAACGTCTGCGATATTATTAACACTTCTATCTGAACTATCGATAGCTTTGCATTTGAGTACGTGTTGCAAGTTCATAGTTGAATCTTCTTCTCTGCAGAGATTATAATtaaggctatcaaatgcaaaactcgccttatccaggtaaagtgatttgtcggAAACcaggaaaaaccgttatggatacggacagttttgcatttgatagtagttttctgagctctatggaagaggaattagacaagatttgcacaaaccgactatatcagtggatagagagctgcaagacgtacaacatcccatatgtaactcttttttttaaatttaggataaggcgagttttgcacttgataagCCTCAATTATTCTAGTGATGTATAAATTCAAATTCTGAAGAGATGCGCTGTCAAACAGCCATCTCCAATTTCCAGTGTGAAGATAAAATTACTGCTGTTCTTGGAGAATTAGAAAtcaaatttttgttatttaaaatttcGCACCAAGATT includes the following:
- the LOC138691226 gene encoding protein vein-like isoform X5, yielding MPARVLRQVLCDKVVLLVAVVVVVILSGSCTDTSLLVTAAPVGRRASHGQIAPSGGAATLSSKTKSCPEEDVGVKTYLAQTVFEGKARSRSPVRDGVYNVTFVVQHVFKGSEPGFLGSQVRLRFAEKAVGAACVDEGNKSGVVRASVWRGGKYIVFADKVEQHIFKARGEPAKRNEKIVKAVRDILCHKCVRPPSVSGLLDASLKPKEKMKLLCRVKGNPLPTVIWYKDDVRIQPSKKTRIHTKKRRSTLVIQKMRPEDEGLYKCQAKSVTGQEDFKTARVTVISDDRPENTTTLWPLFAVPCPVDTYCLNGGKCSFYETVGELVCQCTQGFMGSRCQYADAALSLG
- the LOC138691226 gene encoding protein vein-like isoform X2, which produces MPARVLRQVLCDKVVLLVAVVVVVILSGSCTDTSLLVTAAPVGRRASHGQIAPSGGAATLSSKTKSCPEEDVGVKTYLAQTVFEGKARSRSPVRDGVYNVTFVVQHVFKGSEPGFLGSQVRLRFAEKAVGAACVDEGNKSGVVRASVWRGGKYIVFADKVEQHIFKARGEPAKRNEKIVKAVRDILCHKCVRPPSVSGLLDASLKPKEKMKLLCRVKGNPLPTVIWYKDDVRIQPSKKTRIHTKKRRSTLVIQKMRPEDEGLYKCQAKSVTGQEDFKTARVTVISDDRPENTTTLWPLFAVPCPVDTYCLNGGKCSFYETVGELVCQCADGYKGQRCENKDVFNRGNVRKGSWALGASTRMLPFH
- the LOC138691226 gene encoding protein vein-like isoform X3, whose product is MPARVLRQVLCDKVVLLVAVVVVVILSGSCTDTSLLVTAAPVGRRASHGQIAPSGGAATLSSKTKSCPEEDVGVKTYLAQTVFEGKARSRSPVRDGVYNVTFVVQHVFKGSEPGFLGSQVRLRFAEKAVGAACVDEGNKSGVVRASVWRGGKYIVFADKVEQHIFKARGEPAKRNEKIVKAVRDILCHKCVRPPSVSGLLDASLKPKEKMKLLCRVKGNPLPTVIWYKDDVRIQPSKKTRIHTKKRRSTLVIQKMRPEDEGLYKCQAKSVTGQEDFKTARVTVISDDRPENTTTLWPLFAVPCPVDTYCLNGGKCSFYETVGELVCHNGPQSSGKRASSGVTHRPATQTSAHEERVLDRRTT
- the LOC138691226 gene encoding protein vein-like isoform X4, whose amino-acid sequence is MPARVLRQVLCDKVVLLVAVVVVVILSGSCTDTSLLVTAAPVGRRASHGQIAPSGGAATLSSKTKSCPEEDVGVKTYLAQTVFEGKARSRSPVRDGVYNVTFVVQHVFKGSEPGFLGSQVRLRFAEKAVGAACVDEGNKSGVVRASVWRGGKYIVFADKVEQHIFKARGEPAKRNEKIVKAVRDILCHKCVRPPSVSGLLDASLKPKEKMKLLCRVKGNPLPTVIWYKDDVRIQPSKKTRIHTKKRRSTLVIQKMRPEDEGLYKCQAKSVTGQEDFKTARVTVISDDRPENTTTLWPLFAVPCPVDTYCLNGGKCSFYETVGELVCQCADGYKGQRCENKDVFNRGITGPNRAARGLVPE
- the LOC138691226 gene encoding protein vein-like isoform X6, which translates into the protein MPARVLRQVLCDKVVLLVAVVVVVILSGSCTDTSLLVTAAPVGRRASHGQIAPSGGAATLSSKTKSCPEEDVGVKTYLAQTVFEGKARSRSPVRDGVYNVTFVVQHVFKGSEPGFLGSQVRLRFAEKAVGAACVDEGNKSGVVRASVWRGGKYIVFADKVEQHIFKARGEPAKRNEKIVKAVRDILCHKCVRPPSVSGLLDASLKPKEKMKLLCRVKGNPLPTVIWYKDDVRIQPSKKTRIHTKKRRSTLVIQKMRPEDEGLYKCQAKSVTGQEDFKTARVTVISDDRPENTTTLWPLFAVPCPVDTYCLNGGKCSFYETVGELVCQA